Proteins from a genomic interval of Gossypium hirsutum isolate 1008001.06 chromosome A09, Gossypium_hirsutum_v2.1, whole genome shotgun sequence:
- the LOC107957191 gene encoding probable protein arginine N-methyltransferase 1: MDISKMVFGDTSFTAPFKLIAERDDYIHAFVAYFDVSFTKCHKLMGFSTGPRSRATHWKQTVLYLEDVLTICEGETIIKSMTVAPNKKNPRDVDIMVKYSLSGRRCVVSRVQFYKMR; this comes from the exons ATGGATATTTCTAAGATGGTTTTTGGGGATACTTCTTTCACTGCACCTTTCAAGCTTATTGCAGAGCGTGATGATTACATCCATGCTTTCGTTGCATATTTTGATGTTTCGTTTACCAAATGCCACAAATTGATGGGTTTCTCTACAG GACCAAGATCGCGAGCTACCCATTGGAAGCAAACAGTCCTATATCTAGAGGATGTGTTAACCATCTGTGAAGGGGAGACAATAATTAAGAGCATGACTGTTGCACCAAACAAGAAGAATCCCCGAGACGTTGATATAATGGTTAAATATTCATTGAGCGGACGACGTTGTGTGGTTTCGAGAGTTCAATTCTATAAGATGCGCTGA
- the LOC107957192 gene encoding dirigent protein 22, with amino-acid sequence MPKTFSKLSSSTFFFHFTLLFFSATSSGSFSNILSPKKFGLKREKLTHLHFYFHDIVSSRNPTAIPVASSASTNKSHTGFGVVMMADDPLTAAPDPNSKLVGKAQGIYASAAQDEVGLLMVMNLAFMEGKYNGSSLSLLGRNTVFSRVREMPIVGGSGLFRFARGYAQAKTQTLDLKTGNAVVEYNVYVFHY; translated from the coding sequence ATGCCTAAAACCTTCTCAAAATTATCTTCCTCTACTTTCTTCTTTCACTTTACTTTGCTCTTCTTCTCTGCAACCTCTAGTGGTTCCTTCTCCAACATTTTGTCTCCCAAAAAGTTCGGTCTCAAGCGAGAGAAGCTCACCCATCTTCACTTCTACTTCCATGACATAGTTAGCTCACGAAACCCAACCGCTATCCCTGTCGCCAGCTCCGCCTCGACCAACAAATCCCATACTGGCTTTGGCGTTGTCATGATGGCCGATGACCCTTTGACGGCCGCACCCGACCCCAACTCCAAGCTCGTGGGAAAAGCGCAAGGGATTTACGCATCAGCAGCGCAAGACGAAGTCGGTTTATTAATGGTAATGAACTTGGCTTTCATGGAAGGCAAGTATAACGGTAGTTCCCTTAGTCTATTGGGGCGGAACACCGTGTTCTCGAGGGTAAGGGAGATGCCTATCGTCGGCGGTAGTGGACTTTTCCGATTTGCACGTGGATATGCTCAGGCCAAGACTCAAACATTGGATTTAAAAACTGGGAATGCAGTGGTGGAGTACAATGTCTATGTCTTCCATTATTGA